A DNA window from uncultured Methanoregula sp. contains the following coding sequences:
- a CDS encoding phosphatase PAP2 family protein: MDLGLFMDPGFVAAFQAYSLPLTTFFTKGEFLDSMPWYFLVISVITFGLHPRFGVRLASVFGLNVGLNEAVKLACHLPRPYWVSSAVTPFSAHSSFGFPSGAAMSGVVMYGYIATVIRRWWVFIICIVLLLATSLVRIFSGIHFPLDILGGWLLGILLLVVFLLAAPKAEAYAARLPRPARLALFILVAAVPLLLVIPAYLSLAGWQLPGAWVELARQQTGSIINPARIQYAWGASGIIFGSLFGYEYLRSRGGWNPPEDYKRRAAVVITGTLSVLLVNAIVPLIWKTLGITALIPQFATFLSMAVVTFWLVGCVPSIASGTGFGKEQSS, encoded by the coding sequence ATGGATTTGGGCCTGTTTATGGATCCGGGATTTGTTGCAGCGTTCCAGGCATATTCCCTGCCGCTCACCACGTTCTTTACCAAGGGGGAATTCCTGGACTCGATGCCCTGGTATTTTCTCGTCATCTCTGTGATCACGTTCGGGCTGCATCCCCGGTTCGGGGTCCGGCTTGCCTCGGTATTCGGTCTGAACGTTGGTCTCAACGAGGCAGTAAAACTTGCCTGCCACCTGCCCCGGCCCTACTGGGTCTCTTCGGCTGTCACTCCATTTTCCGCGCACTCATCGTTCGGCTTTCCTTCAGGAGCCGCCATGAGCGGTGTGGTCATGTACGGGTATATCGCAACGGTAATCCGGCGCTGGTGGGTCTTCATCATCTGTATCGTTCTGCTCCTTGCCACCAGTCTTGTCCGGATATTCTCCGGCATCCATTTTCCTCTGGATATTCTTGGCGGCTGGCTTCTTGGCATCCTCCTCCTGGTGGTGTTTTTGCTTGCAGCGCCAAAGGCTGAAGCGTATGCTGCCCGGCTCCCGCGCCCGGCCCGTCTTGCCCTCTTCATTCTTGTTGCGGCAGTCCCGCTCCTGCTCGTCATTCCCGCATATCTCTCGCTTGCCGGCTGGCAGCTGCCGGGCGCATGGGTTGAACTCGCCCGCCAGCAGACCGGTTCCATCATAAACCCGGCCCGTATACAGTATGCCTGGGGTGCTTCAGGCATCATCTTCGGCAGCCTTTTTGGTTACGAATACCTCCGTTCCCGTGGCGGATGGAATCCTCCGGAAGACTACAAACGCCGGGCTGCAGTCGTCATCACCGGCACGCTCTCCGTGCTTCTTGTCAATGCCATTGTACCCCTGATCTGGAAGACGCTGGGCATCACTGCCCTGATCCCTCAGTTTGCAACCTTCCTGAGCATGGCTGTTGTGACCTTCTGGCTCGTGGGCTGCGTGCCATCGATTGCTTCAGGAACCGGTTTTGGGAAGGAGCAGAGTTCCTGA
- a CDS encoding NYN domain-containing protein: MEYNSVPIERQKRLAVLIDAENAQASIIKNLLDEVAKYGVASVKRIYGNWTTPQLQGWKDVLLSNSIIPIQQFSYTTKKNATDSALIIDAMDLLHAGNLDGFCIVSSDSDFTRLASRIRESGLMVYGFGEEKTPKAFVDACDKFIYTEILRPTEPVGTAAPIPRNAMVFKDVIKDQKFLKLLKNSVEDSSDERGWAELGLVGQNIQKKSPEFDSRNYGYRKFFDLIRSLDLFEIDERQSTDSVGKIIYIRERQKRIRK, encoded by the coding sequence ATGGAATATAATTCAGTCCCGATCGAACGCCAGAAACGGCTGGCAGTGCTCATCGATGCCGAAAACGCCCAGGCAAGCATCATCAAAAACCTGCTGGATGAAGTTGCCAAATACGGCGTGGCTTCCGTGAAACGGATCTATGGCAACTGGACCACACCCCAGCTCCAGGGATGGAAAGATGTCCTTCTCTCCAATTCGATCATCCCCATCCAGCAGTTCAGCTATACAACGAAGAAGAATGCCACGGACAGTGCGCTTATCATCGATGCTATGGATCTCCTCCATGCAGGAAACCTGGACGGGTTCTGCATTGTATCCAGCGACAGCGATTTCACCCGCCTGGCCTCCCGGATCCGGGAATCCGGCCTGATGGTGTACGGGTTTGGCGAGGAGAAGACCCCCAAGGCGTTTGTCGATGCCTGTGACAAATTCATCTACACCGAGATCCTGCGGCCCACGGAGCCCGTCGGGACTGCAGCTCCAATCCCGCGGAACGCCATGGTATTCAAAGACGTAATAAAGGATCAGAAATTCCTGAAGTTACTCAAAAACAGTGTCGAGGATTCGTCCGATGAGCGGGGCTGGGCCGAACTCGGCCTTGTCGGCCAGAACATCCAGAAGAAAAGCCCGGAGTTCGATTCCCGGAATTACGGGTACCGGAAATTCTTCGACCTCATCCGTTCCCTTGACCTCTTCGAGATCGATGAACGGCAGTCAACGGATTCTGTTGGAAAGATCATCTATATCCGCGAACGGCAGAAGCGAATCCGGAAATAA
- a CDS encoding DUF2164 domain-containing protein: protein MKKDNKITLSKETKDAMIAEIKKYFQKERGEELGDLAAALILDFIVEKLAPDFYNQGVSDSYTYTKEMIEDLLAIQK from the coding sequence ATGAAAAAGGACAATAAAATCACGTTATCCAAAGAAACAAAAGACGCGATGATTGCTGAAATAAAGAAATATTTCCAAAAAGAGCGGGGGGAGGAGTTGGGAGACCTGGCAGCGGCTCTGATCCTGGATTTTATTGTGGAAAAACTGGCACCGGACTTTTACAACCAGGGCGTGTCTGATTCCTATACGTATACAAAAGAGATGATTGAAGACTTATTGGCAATCCAGAAGTAG
- a CDS encoding MBL fold metallo-hydrolase, which translates to MSRIALRPADRVEVTVLVDNYIDIFVPQSTTADRRLPFDPCRHLLSEHGFSCMVRVFAGKHEHAILLDFGLSRECMAWNARQLGLSLHDIEAAVLSHGHFDHIGGLETAFCGSGRQVPLVLHPDALLRRRFNPPGREPVELPQLDAVRLKKAGSDILRREGPSTLAAGHLLVTGEVERTTPFETGMPGMEKYEDGAWVPDPIRDDQAIVVNVKDKGLVVLSGCAHAGIVNTVESARNLTGTDRVHAVLGGFHLTGPAFASRIRPTIDAMQKIDPDYIVPMHCTGWDAINQFSQAMSGKFMLNTVGTTYVF; encoded by the coding sequence ATGTCCCGGATTGCATTAAGACCGGCCGATCGGGTGGAAGTTACCGTCCTGGTCGACAACTATATCGATATATTTGTACCGCAGTCGACCACGGCGGACCGCCGGCTCCCGTTCGATCCCTGCCGGCATCTCCTCTCCGAGCACGGGTTCTCGTGCATGGTCCGGGTCTTTGCCGGAAAGCACGAGCACGCGATCCTGCTCGACTTCGGCCTCTCGCGGGAGTGCATGGCCTGGAATGCCCGGCAGCTTGGCCTCTCCCTGCATGATATCGAGGCAGCGGTCTTAAGCCACGGCCACTTCGATCACATCGGGGGCCTGGAGACCGCTTTCTGCGGGTCCGGGCGGCAGGTCCCGCTCGTCCTTCACCCGGATGCTCTTCTCCGTCGCCGCTTCAATCCCCCGGGCCGGGAACCCGTCGAGCTTCCGCAGCTGGACGCAGTCCGGCTCAAAAAAGCCGGATCCGATATTCTCCGGCGCGAAGGGCCCTCGACCCTGGCAGCCGGTCACCTGCTCGTCACGGGCGAGGTAGAGAGGACGACCCCGTTTGAGACCGGGATGCCGGGCATGGAAAAGTACGAGGATGGTGCATGGGTACCCGACCCGATCCGGGACGACCAGGCGATCGTGGTCAATGTGAAGGATAAAGGTCTCGTGGTTTTGAGCGGCTGCGCCCATGCCGGGATCGTCAACACTGTTGAATCTGCACGAAATCTCACCGGCACCGACCGGGTCCATGCGGTGCTCGGCGGATTCCATCTCACCGGCCCGGCCTTTGCGTCCCGCATCAGACCGACCATCGATGCGATGCAGAAGATCGATCCCGATTACATTGTCCCGATGCACTGCACGGGCTGGGATGCGATCAACCAGTTCTCCCAGGCCATGAGCGGAAAATTCATGCTGAACACGGTCGGGACAACGTACGTGTTTTGA
- a CDS encoding DUF2284 domain-containing protein, which produces MSSDRTDSKKFTFLTDAARSLGAADAKVILASDVIVENRVPLKCRAGCIGYGKKLTCPPHVPTPDEFRKILSEYQYALIVKFISPASADPDVICSIYKYWLDPAAPADKKEQATQFWKDHFNGTGAFAPMMLELERIAFNAGNPFALAFINGSCRLCETCNVKAGICVHPTQARIPEHAVGVNMVKTAEKAGMPIRFPVQGHPELMALLLID; this is translated from the coding sequence ATGAGTTCCGATAGAACTGATTCAAAAAAATTTACGTTCCTCACAGATGCTGCCCGCTCGCTTGGCGCTGCCGATGCAAAGGTGATTTTGGCCTCGGATGTGATTGTCGAGAACCGTGTCCCCTTGAAGTGCCGGGCCGGCTGCATAGGATACGGGAAGAAACTGACCTGCCCTCCCCATGTCCCGACACCGGACGAGTTCCGGAAGATCCTCTCCGAGTACCAGTATGCCCTGATCGTGAAGTTCATCTCGCCTGCGAGCGCCGACCCTGACGTTATCTGTTCGATCTACAAGTACTGGCTCGACCCTGCAGCTCCTGCTGATAAAAAGGAGCAGGCAACGCAGTTCTGGAAGGACCATTTCAACGGCACCGGCGCGTTCGCTCCCATGATGCTGGAACTCGAACGGATAGCGTTCAATGCCGGCAATCCCTTTGCCCTTGCGTTCATCAACGGTTCCTGCCGGCTCTGCGAGACCTGTAACGTGAAAGCCGGGATCTGCGTCCACCCCACGCAGGCCCGGATTCCCGAACATGCAGTGGGCGTCAACATGGTAAAGACCGCAGAAAAAGCAGGGATGCCGATCCGGTTCCCGGTGCAGGGGCACCCGGAACTGATGGCGCTGCTTCTTATAGACTGA
- a CDS encoding OsmC family protein, producing MTQYPVLMNVSYECGMKFNAVNCDNQVIPVEPGPRLGGSGENPNPIDYLLAALGSCTGIKVLMDLSARNARPDSMRITIEGKRRELPPTTFENLHVRFFLTGRPDKKMVKDAIYETMTLNCPVAVMVGRATELTWDFRIENGSAPS from the coding sequence ATGACTCAATATCCCGTACTGATGAACGTCTCGTATGAATGCGGCATGAAATTCAATGCTGTGAACTGTGATAACCAGGTGATCCCGGTTGAGCCCGGTCCCCGTCTGGGCGGGAGCGGGGAGAATCCCAACCCCATCGATTACCTGCTGGCCGCTCTTGGCAGCTGCACCGGCATCAAGGTCCTCATGGACCTCTCCGCACGCAATGCCCGGCCGGATTCGATGAGAATTACCATTGAAGGGAAACGCCGTGAATTACCCCCCACCACATTTGAGAACCTGCATGTCAGATTCTTTTTAACCGGCAGGCCTGATAAAAAAATGGTCAAAGATGCTATTTACGAAACGATGACCCTGAACTGCCCGGTTGCCGTCATGGTGGGACGGGCAACCGAACTGACCTGGGATTTCCGGATTGAAAACGGATCCGCGCCATCATGA
- a CDS encoding alpha/beta fold hydrolase: MPTVNVNDITINYEIFGEGEPLLVIQGMGVDIASVRTMNERLGERYRVIAFDSRGAGRTSKPDIRYSIEMMVNDTIGFLDALGIKQAHVLGISMGSMIAIALAADHPERVKGLVLHVAFHRVAFLQKAIWTLMWSTGTGRKKMIAMSDFIFRQQNPPTPESFLRQGLAPLAFDGRNLLQRIRAPTLIINGTKDQAVPMKITRELARGIPGTKLILAEGDHLFAAKDPDLLVIPARTFLAEVDENKKYEVN, from the coding sequence ATGCCGACAGTAAACGTTAATGACATAACAATAAATTACGAAATTTTCGGAGAAGGTGAGCCGCTTCTCGTCATCCAGGGTATGGGCGTGGATATTGCATCGGTCCGTACCATGAACGAACGACTGGGAGAAAGATACCGGGTCATCGCATTCGACAGCCGCGGTGCCGGCAGGACAAGCAAGCCCGACATCCGGTACTCTATCGAGATGATGGTTAACGATACGATCGGGTTTTTGGATGCTCTCGGGATAAAGCAGGCTCACGTGCTCGGGATCTCAATGGGATCAATGATAGCCATTGCACTTGCCGCAGATCACCCTGAACGCGTGAAGGGGCTCGTACTGCACGTTGCTTTCCATCGCGTTGCATTCCTGCAGAAGGCCATCTGGACCCTTATGTGGAGCACGGGCACCGGCCGGAAGAAGATGATCGCAATGTCTGATTTTATCTTTCGGCAGCAGAATCCCCCGACCCCGGAATCCTTCCTGCGGCAGGGTCTTGCCCCTCTTGCGTTTGACGGCCGGAATCTGCTGCAACGGATCAGGGCTCCAACGCTCATCATCAACGGCACGAAAGATCAGGCAGTTCCGATGAAAATCACCCGCGAGCTTGCCCGGGGAATCCCTGGTACAAAACTGATCCTTGCAGAGGGAGATCACTTATTTGCAGCAAAGGATCCCGACCTCCTGGTTATACCGGCCCGCACGTTCCTTGCTGAAGTGGATGAGAACAAAAAATATGAAGTGAACTGA
- a CDS encoding class I SAM-dependent methyltransferase: MTTDYGIFKKIAPGDPSVMAEGIALQRMAESRLPEDIRIFFDPYAVRFINPAKLVWAKKHPAEVQAMVEALDQQTPGWNNSIRARVRYFDDVAGNAPGEGFTQLVIFGAGYDTRAYRISTLREHMRVFEVDRPETQVKKIAIVEEIFGQLPGHVSFIPYVIDEGNTWADLQSAGFSPEKKTLFMLEGLVMYLSRPAVEGLFLDIARHAGAGSAVLFDFLPQSIADGSSDAEGGRMIRDFTISIGEPIRSGFTEGEVVPFLMDCGYSGVQVVLPSAYAAMYYTGKNAGRKVSGLLSFAYAIVAGGGRI; encoded by the coding sequence ATGACAACTGATTATGGAATCTTCAAAAAAATCGCACCCGGCGACCCGAGTGTCATGGCCGAGGGAATTGCTCTCCAGCGGATGGCGGAATCACGGCTTCCGGAAGATATCCGGATTTTTTTTGATCCGTATGCAGTCCGGTTCATAAATCCGGCAAAACTCGTATGGGCAAAAAAACACCCTGCCGAAGTGCAGGCGATGGTTGAGGCACTTGATCAGCAGACACCCGGGTGGAACAATTCCATCCGTGCCCGGGTGCGGTACTTCGATGATGTGGCGGGAAATGCTCCCGGCGAAGGATTCACCCAGCTAGTGATCTTCGGGGCCGGCTACGATACCCGGGCGTACCGCATCAGCACGCTCAGGGAGCATATGCGGGTCTTTGAGGTTGACCGGCCGGAGACACAGGTGAAAAAGATCGCAATCGTTGAGGAGATCTTCGGGCAGCTGCCGGGCCATGTCTCGTTCATACCGTATGTGATCGATGAGGGAAATACCTGGGCCGATCTCCAGTCCGCAGGATTTTCCCCGGAAAAAAAGACGCTCTTCATGCTCGAAGGGCTCGTGATGTACCTGTCCCGGCCGGCAGTTGAGGGCCTGTTCCTTGATATCGCCCGGCATGCCGGCGCCGGAAGCGCGGTGCTCTTTGATTTCCTCCCGCAGTCGATAGCCGACGGGTCCTCAGATGCGGAAGGCGGCCGTATGATCCGGGACTTTACGATCTCGATCGGTGAACCGATCCGGTCGGGATTTACCGAAGGCGAAGTCGTGCCGTTTCTGATGGATTGCGGTTACTCTGGCGTGCAGGTTGTCCTGCCCTCCGCATACGCAGCGATGTATTATACCGGGAAAAATGCCGGGCGGAAGGTCTCGGGGCTGCTCTCGTTTGCGTATGCAATCGTGGCGGGAGGGGGCCGGATATGA
- a CDS encoding TetR/AcrR family transcriptional regulator, translated as MPRVVPEYKEDAKRRIIEAAMDVIAERGCDQMTIDDVAKKLGVTKGAVYWYFKSKEELVAAVLKKFQTDIEKTTFESFYNRPIEEVFSQIFERFSLTDDRQRAIFFEMFALAARNSNVRHATREYYTGLVSTFEEAIKREKKKNFIQTQADPHTLALLMVALYSGLQNYEMVWMYQNEIRDLWLEGIKILLKPTYTGTYGEEKK; from the coding sequence ATGCCCAGGGTCGTCCCGGAATACAAGGAGGATGCGAAACGCCGGATCATCGAAGCGGCCATGGACGTGATCGCGGAACGCGGCTGCGACCAGATGACCATTGACGATGTGGCAAAAAAACTGGGTGTAACGAAAGGCGCAGTCTACTGGTACTTCAAGAGCAAGGAGGAACTGGTTGCAGCGGTCTTAAAAAAATTCCAGACCGATATCGAGAAAACAACGTTTGAATCGTTTTACAACCGCCCCATCGAGGAAGTCTTCTCCCAGATCTTCGAGCGGTTCTCACTCACTGACGACCGGCAGCGGGCAATCTTTTTTGAGATGTTCGCACTTGCCGCCCGGAATTCCAATGTCCGGCATGCAACCCGGGAATACTATACAGGACTTGTCTCCACGTTTGAAGAAGCGATCAAGAGGGAGAAGAAGAAGAATTTTATCCAGACGCAGGCCGATCCCCATACGCTCGCCCTCCTGATGGTTGCGCTCTATTCCGGGCTCCAGAACTACGAGATGGTCTGGATGTACCAGAATGAGATCCGGGATCTCTGGCTCGAAGGCATCAAGATCCTGCTCAAACCCACTTACACGGGAACCTATGGCGAAGAGAAGAAATAA
- a CDS encoding cache domain-containing protein gives MKGFPCAMILLILAAALALAGCTSPATDPKTADMIAVAGELSTSINNSLGELRNGLKDNSAVLSASGLSGERAEAVLTRNLRHYPWAFSSVVISRDGIVRTAVPNTPVVLVGLNLSGRAQVDGANAAKVPQISRLFRMQEGYPAISQSYPIMSPSGEYLGYTDITYAPEIFLGRNIEPVMNRTGYDVWVVQDDGTEIYDTTREEIGKNILTDPIYADPSVRAIAARIVKEPSGTGNYTFWDREWNRNVTKIAVWETAGIDGTAWRVVVTRAESTSSVNPAVVTISSPKTADAQQTNLTRFVETAARYAKENGKEPALREFNNLNGSFTNGNLYVFAYDLNGTVLALPYQQGLLGTNRGGIMDSNGVKYVDRLSEVAREGGGSVYYIYPNPDDDLREEFKLSYAVPVDGGWFVGSGIYLPEIPAKFNVTERDELVGRVKMARDYAKVHGAAKAIADFNDRNGTFADGSRYIFAYDYNATTLALPFQPEAIGTNRQNLTDSNGIKITGWECSVAKSGGGFVYVEYFNPDTGKNGLKLCYVAPVDDTWFVGSGIYADRR, from the coding sequence ATGAAGGGCTTTCCCTGTGCGATGATTCTCCTGATCCTTGCAGCGGCACTGGCGCTTGCAGGATGCACCTCTCCTGCGACCGACCCCAAAACTGCTGACATGATAGCGGTTGCCGGCGAGCTCTCCACGTCCATCAACAACAGCCTTGGCGAACTCAGAAACGGGCTTAAGGATAACTCGGCAGTCCTTTCTGCATCCGGCCTCTCCGGAGAACGGGCTGAGGCTGTACTGACCCGGAACCTCCGGCACTATCCCTGGGCATTCTCGTCGGTCGTCATCTCGCGGGATGGAATTGTCAGGACCGCGGTTCCCAATACCCCGGTAGTTCTTGTCGGGCTGAACCTGAGCGGCCGGGCACAGGTTGACGGGGCAAACGCGGCAAAAGTACCGCAGATCAGCCGGCTCTTCCGGATGCAGGAGGGCTATCCCGCAATCTCGCAGAGTTACCCGATTATGTCGCCATCCGGTGAATATCTCGGCTATACTGACATCACGTATGCACCGGAAATTTTCCTTGGCCGGAATATCGAACCGGTGATGAACCGGACCGGATATGATGTCTGGGTTGTGCAGGATGACGGGACCGAGATCTACGATACCACAAGGGAGGAGATCGGGAAAAACATCCTGACCGATCCCATCTATGCTGATCCATCGGTCAGGGCGATTGCAGCCCGCATCGTGAAAGAGCCGTCCGGTACAGGGAACTATACGTTCTGGGATCGCGAGTGGAACCGGAACGTGACAAAGATCGCGGTCTGGGAGACTGCGGGAATTGACGGGACTGCCTGGCGTGTGGTGGTAACCCGGGCAGAAAGCACAAGCAGCGTGAATCCAGCCGTCGTAACAATCTCATCCCCGAAGACCGCTGATGCGCAGCAAACAAACCTTACCCGGTTCGTTGAAACGGCTGCCCGGTATGCAAAGGAGAACGGGAAGGAGCCGGCCCTCAGGGAATTCAATAACCTGAACGGCTCGTTCACCAACGGGAACCTGTACGTATTCGCGTACGACCTGAACGGGACGGTACTTGCCCTTCCCTACCAGCAGGGCCTGCTTGGCACAAACCGTGGCGGGATCATGGATTCCAATGGGGTGAAATATGTTGACCGGCTCTCGGAGGTTGCCCGGGAAGGAGGGGGTTCGGTCTACTACATCTACCCGAATCCTGATGATGATCTCCGGGAGGAGTTCAAGTTATCCTATGCCGTTCCCGTCGATGGCGGGTGGTTCGTCGGGTCAGGGATCTACCTGCCGGAAATTCCCGCAAAGTTCAATGTAACGGAGAGGGATGAGCTTGTCGGGAGGGTAAAAATGGCCCGGGACTATGCAAAGGTGCATGGTGCCGCAAAAGCGATCGCCGATTTCAATGACCGCAACGGGACCTTTGCTGACGGGAGCCGGTATATTTTTGCCTATGACTATAACGCGACAACGCTTGCCCTCCCGTTCCAGCCGGAGGCAATAGGGACAAACCGGCAGAACCTTACCGACAGCAACGGGATAAAAATCACCGGCTGGGAGTGCTCGGTGGCAAAGTCCGGGGGCGGGTTTGTGTACGTGGAATATTTCAACCCGGATACCGGGAAGAACGGGCTGAAACTCTGTTACGTTGCTCCTGTGGATGATACCTGGTTCGTTGGTTCCGGTATCTACGCGGACCGGCGGTGA
- a CDS encoding KTSC domain-containing protein gives MERQSVKSRILHSVGYDDTKKILEIEFASGLVYQYLAVPPKVYADLMHSGEIGKYFSEKVRPKFQTKQVLA, from the coding sequence ATGGAACGACAGTCCGTCAAGTCCCGAATTCTGCATTCTGTTGGATATGATGATACCAAAAAGATCCTGGAGATAGAATTTGCCTCAGGACTCGTTTACCAGTACCTGGCTGTGCCCCCGAAAGTGTACGCGGATCTGATGCATTCCGGCGAGATTGGAAAATACTTCTCCGAGAAGGTCCGGCCCAAGTTCCAGACAAAACAGGTTCTTGCGTAA
- a CDS encoding thiamine pyrophosphate-dependent enzyme, which translates to MTAWKCRVCGYVYDEQAGIPPAGIAAGTRFFDLPENWTCPVCGAARDAFFAIPEEDPHAGSGTTVSDVLVAELAAWDVRLVFGLPGTSSLGLVEAVRKNPALRYIVFRHEANAAMAASAYSKLTGKVSACLTIAGPGATNLVTGLYDAKEDHASVIALNGQSESQYTGPGGIQELDQDALFRPITVYNNTIADRSKAVLLLTRALKYAILHRGVSQLSVPNNIQKEPLDAMFCSRESCIPGLSIVPTEGLIREAADRINAAKNPVIIAGWGAYAAGQDVLAIAEKIGAPILTTFRAKGILPEDEDWVLGILGNVGSPMARSTAAGADLLLVLGVGFSKFTSVPEDKPMVQVDLDPVKLGKNARSLSLFGNCADVIPRLLPLLDRKDTGKMHAEVARMKRAWDEQRDREADSTAVPLRPPYIMNVLSEIIPPDAVIALDVGENQWWFGRNFRMKRQRFVMSGYLATMGFGFPAALAARLAYPDRPVFCITGDGGFSMAMGDFVSAVKYNLPVVVIILNNRELGMIQVEQMMEHYPNFATDLLNPDFAKYAEVCGGAGIRVARPEDLRPAVLRAMAMNRPVIVDVETDPKRF; encoded by the coding sequence ATGACAGCATGGAAGTGCAGGGTGTGCGGGTATGTCTATGACGAGCAGGCCGGGATCCCCCCGGCAGGTATTGCGGCCGGGACACGTTTTTTCGATCTTCCCGAAAACTGGACCTGCCCGGTCTGCGGGGCAGCCAGGGATGCTTTTTTTGCAATCCCGGAAGAAGACCCCCATGCCGGCTCCGGTACAACCGTCTCCGATGTGCTTGTTGCAGAGCTTGCCGCCTGGGATGTCCGGCTCGTATTCGGCCTTCCCGGCACATCCTCGCTCGGGCTTGTGGAAGCGGTCCGGAAGAACCCGGCCCTCCGGTATATCGTCTTCCGTCACGAGGCAAACGCAGCAATGGCCGCCTCGGCATACAGCAAGCTGACCGGCAAAGTTTCCGCCTGCCTCACCATTGCCGGCCCGGGAGCAACCAACCTGGTCACCGGACTCTATGATGCCAAGGAAGACCATGCTTCGGTCATTGCGCTGAACGGCCAGTCCGAATCCCAGTATACCGGTCCCGGCGGAATCCAGGAGCTCGACCAGGATGCGCTCTTCCGCCCGATCACGGTCTACAACAACACGATTGCCGACCGCAGCAAGGCAGTCCTGCTCCTCACCCGGGCGCTCAAGTATGCCATCCTCCACCGGGGGGTTTCCCAGCTCTCGGTCCCGAACAATATCCAGAAAGAACCGCTCGACGCCATGTTCTGTTCCCGGGAGTCCTGCATCCCCGGGCTCTCGATCGTCCCGACCGAAGGCCTGATCCGGGAGGCAGCGGATCGCATCAATGCTGCAAAAAACCCGGTCATCATTGCCGGGTGGGGAGCATATGCAGCCGGGCAGGACGTGCTTGCCATTGCAGAGAAGATCGGCGCCCCGATCCTGACCACCTTCCGGGCCAAAGGGATCCTGCCGGAGGATGAGGACTGGGTGCTCGGGATCCTCGGGAACGTTGGCTCGCCAATGGCCCGGTCAACTGCTGCCGGTGCCGATCTCCTCCTGGTACTGGGTGTCGGGTTCTCGAAATTTACCAGCGTGCCGGAAGACAAACCCATGGTCCAGGTAGATCTCGACCCGGTCAAGCTCGGGAAGAATGCCCGGTCGCTCTCGCTCTTTGGGAATTGTGCTGACGTTATCCCCCGGCTCCTCCCGCTTCTTGACCGGAAGGATACCGGAAAAATGCACGCTGAAGTTGCCCGCATGAAGCGTGCATGGGACGAGCAGCGGGACCGGGAGGCCGACAGCACGGCAGTCCCGCTCCGCCCGCCCTACATCATGAACGTTCTCTCGGAGATTATTCCTCCCGATGCGGTAATCGCGCTCGATGTCGGGGAGAACCAGTGGTGGTTCGGCCGGAACTTCCGGATGAAACGCCAGCGCTTTGTCATGTCCGGCTATCTTGCCACCATGGGATTCGGGTTCCCCGCAGCCCTGGCAGCCCGGCTCGCGTACCCGGACCGGCCGGTCTTCTGCATAACCGGCGACGGGGGGTTTTCCATGGCCATGGGGGATTTTGTTTCTGCGGTCAAGTACAATCTTCCGGTTGTTGTGATCATCTTGAACAACCGCGAGCTGGGCATGATCCAGGTCGAGCAGATGATGGAGCATTACCCGAATTTCGCAACCGACCTGCTCAACCCGGACTTTGCAAAATATGCTGAAGTGTGCGGCGGTGCCGGTATTCGCGTTGCCCGGCCTGAGGATCTCCGGCCCGCGGTGCTCCGGGCAATGGCCATGAACCGCCCGGTCATCGTGGATGTGGAGACCGATCCGAAACGGTTCTGA